The following nucleotide sequence is from Mangifera indica cultivar Alphonso chromosome 1, CATAS_Mindica_2.1, whole genome shotgun sequence.
CGGTTGTCGCGGAGACTACTCGCTCACAAGAAGGGCACATTGTGAGAGTGGTGGCCGGAAGTTGCATGTAAAAAGGTTGAGAAGACTTTAAAGCTCTCAATTCTTGAAGCTCTTTTTGTAATCTCTTGTTTTCTTCTGTCAATGCTTCACAACATCTCTTTAAATACTCACAATCTACCTCCGTCTGCTTCAGCTTTGTCctgcaaaaatttatttaatttattttaatcacccatttctctctctctctcttcaattTCCTAtcttatcatatattaaataacaattttaaaaaataataaaaaaatttaaataacatatatttaaaaaatatcacaaatacttttaaaattatatatatatatatatatatatatatatatatatatatatatatatatatatatatatatatttattacataTCATTgtctttcaaataatatatttatttgtattaataatatatatcatattatagaatatatatcatatcatttattataatatattaatttaatatacctaaaaatatattttttttatctgtgATTTATCGTATTAAGTATTAATGGTGTTTATATCTATAGTTGTTGATAAATCAATAAAAGTACCTTGCTCTTCTGTTCTGAAACCAAACTTCTACTTGGCGAGGACGAAGATTCAACTGTCTTGCTAAAGTAAGCTTTTGTTTCTGCAAATATTTTAACCataaaatgtttcaaaaaaaaaaaaatggaagcaaAAACAGAAAACAGAAGAAGCtttgttaatattattcttaCGGGATTAAGAGTGTTGTGTTCTTTGAAGCTTTCTTCAAGAAAAGCTGATTGTTCTTTAGAGAGTCTGAGTTTCTTCCGAGTTAGCCCGTTCTCATCATCGTCGCTCACTCTTGAACTCGCTCGCTCATTTTGATGGTGAGTTTCGACCATTTTCATATCCCTCTTGTTGCTTCTACTGTTTCCAATACAAAAATCCATCTGAAAAGACGACACCGTACTGTTTGGTGATGACAGCGCCGTCGTCCCCTCCTCTGCTTCCTTCTCCTCCACTGACACGGCCATCGGAAACCGGTTCACGTCCAACCCACTTCCCATCCCGTCTGTTTCTAACACCAGCGTACGAAAATAATGAAACCCATCAAAACTCAGATCTTTAGTATTGAACCATATAATTTTCTTTCGATTTCTCAGGAACCAAACAAAAACATGCAAGTGGTTATTAAGGAAAATATTACTTACCATTTTCTCTCAGCCATGGAAGGCGAAGCTTCGAAGGAGGAGGAGGATGATTACGAGGAACCggagagaaaggaagaagatcAAGCTGAACCGGAAGATCAGGATCAtgatcttcatcttcatcatctccTTTGATCTTTAAACCCATACAAAATCCTAGATCTTTCCTCGAGATTGTCGCTCCAGACTTGTCAAGAAACGATGGAAACGGCTTCGAAGCATCGCCTAGACTCAAAGCGAGTTCCATGTTAAAAGACAATCAACTTCAACTGATGAACCTATTCAATATCtcaaaaattcaacaaattctGTGAATACAGAAGAACTCTTGAGAAGAACCCTAACCAGGGgatataatttatttgctttGTGTGAGTAAAGATTGACCGACAAATCAAGGTTGACGAAGGAACGCACGtgaatgtatataaatatgaacTGGTTCATCCACGAGAGAGAGATTTTCTaggcaaagaaaataattttctcgGGGGTCATTTGGAAGTCAAAgatgttcaaatttaattaagtatttgtTGGGAgaataataattacattaaagAGTTTActgaaaattttacttttacttttggCTGTGTTGCTGTATTCACATTATTATGCTTACCAAACAAGGGCCATATcataatcatcatcattataaaataattattaacatttatcattttgttaatgttaattaattgttatgaaattaataaCTTAAATAGACTACTCAAACTGAAATTATAAACTAAGTAAAAAGGCAAATTTAATTcgcattttaaataaattattttgactttttatcttttttatggattttttaaaatacagaaatatctttatattttcaattaattatcataatgttataattatattaaataaaaaactcaattttttgtgattcaaatctttaatttctttcaataattttttatgataattgaattttgattatatattatattatattagatttaatcatcaattgaatattttatatttaaattgttaactaAACAATTTACGAAGagtgttaaaattatgtttggtATTAccgtatttttataaatgtatatacacattctgtatcaaaattttatgaCTGTTTTTTATAATGTATTTTTCACCATTTATGATATTATACCCGTATAATTTTTGTACCTTTTTTTCCATTCTCGTATTTGTTACACACTTTTTTGTTGATAACTGAGTACAtaattgatatgtcattatataattaaatattattttattcttaaattaaaattatcaaatcatataacaaCGCATCAAatatgtattcaattatatatttaaaaatatatatatataattttattgttattaaattaattgtgtattattatatatatagtgttttttttttttcataattctgAGGTGAAAAGTTATAATACACTTTTAAGCTATGAatgtgatttaattaatttaaaagttgtcatatataaaatttgatatacagataatatattattatatgattaaattttatattattattaatttaaaatgtaaactatatatatataattttattattatttaatactaaaatttcatcttagaagggtgtttgataaaaattcaagGCGTATGTGGAAGCTATGTCGGTGGAGCGGTGGTGACGAGGCGGCGGCCCCACCAGGGTGTGAGGATGGGTTTAGAAGAAGGTGGTAATAAAAATAGGCACCAAGAGGATGTGAAGTGGTCAGAAATGTCATGCATTTGGGATCATTGCAATTATTGAAGTCATGCAGGCTTTAATGATAGGCTTGAgagaaataaaaacatatagATTTTATCGGACTCAATTATTATTTGGTgggaccattttacccttataattgCCACTGTCCAACTACTGCCGCTTCTTTCTACAGATtctcttttttcaattattatttttctttaactttttaattatttagatgttttcaaaaatctatcataataatttaatgccatattttttatatattttttaaaatttttactaatttaaaagtatataataatttttaaaaaataaaataaaataataattaagattttttattaacataatttgatttcacatgaaaaaaataatttatgttatctaaagatgaaaaatgtttaagacaaattttaggtaggaaaatgtaatttacagtaattataaaataatattgaaaaatgaagTCATAATATTCAAACCCATATTAGATGTCCATAAACATATGTCAAAGGAGTAGTTACTTTaactattaaaagattattttagtaatttattttttattattgatattattttatttaatttatcaaataataaaagattatgataatattttattatcaatggtaatataaaagttaatataaaagataatctgAATGCcactttcaatttaaatattaaaatattattaaggtaattttgattttattataatttatttcttacttattaattttttagaataaatataaccccatttttagttaaaataacaagtaacataataaatattttagaacaattacactaaaaaatatttaagtaaaataatatttttttattacctcaaattaaatacaataattatttatactagacttatttttaccaaattttataataatttatatcagtaattttctaagtaatctatttttaagatagtattttattttttgtaataagatattatccaaaccaaacacattataattatattatgttaccattttgatttttatattattactttttatttatagttataaACATCCCacatttgaatttcaaaatgtaTATCAACCTACACATATGATACATAAATGTTAGAAGTTAATGTTTGagacttaattttatttgttttgaggttaaaattttatttgtgagggtgattttgggtttttgaagAAATGATATCTAGACAAATTTTGGGTGTTTGAAAAAATatcgattattttctttttttgggtggAGATTACCTAAAGAGATGGTGACTTAGAAGTTAAAGGTGACGTAATTAGAGGAAACCCTATTGAAGATGTGAAAGGGGGATGTCTTGGAGAATGAATTTTGGTTTAGTGGGATGGAGAGTGGCCCAAACAAGAAAGATGTTAATGAGGTGATAACGATGAAGATGAGAATAACAATGaagatttgattaaaaatttcatgATATTCGATGTTTCGATGATTATAACCTTCTTCAACAGACGCAATAATAATGTAAGTTTATAATcacatattttatcattactAGTTGATAGtgatttattttgtcaaataataaGGATAATATGGTAATTGCAAACTCTATGTCATATCAAAATGCAATTTATGCaaacaaagtttgaatttgagtgataaaatgTGATTTATTCAATTAAGGGTGGGGAAAATGTTTACTCCGAAGTCAAAGTTGGATAGTAAAAGTAAATCaccaattacaaaaatatattaatttaaagattaatatgtataaattaataataattaaaaaacatccTCGATGTTTGACTTTAAAACTTATAGTTCAAAagacaatcatattaaatagtaggtataaaagtaataataaaattaatagaattacgtgtataattttatatataaataataatatatcattatacgattaagtattattttatttttaatttttaattatctaataacataaaatatattattatttatatataaaattatatataaaaatcatatgtataacattactttaaaaaaatagttttacagatatattaaaaaagtattttataaaaattgtgtcaataatacatattttttgaaagCACGcgttaaaataagtttttttttttttttttaattatgatattatatatgtacAAGAACATCTAATGATGATCATCATGGAGATGTGTGGGCTCAATTTCATGTTAATGGGCCCGGTGATGCACTGCCCAAGGGAGACAATTTATTCAACAATAATCATTTGAACTTTGCattaatgttttaataattatattctaataattgtatttaaaatcttaattttatatctgttttatctttatatttaagaaTCATGATCTCTCAAAcctatttttatctatattttcgtcttaaatttagtttaaaataaaaaaatttctacattAAAATCACTTTactataaattagtaaaattttataatattattttttattttattaaaaattaaaaatttaatatctttttatatgatgataaattataattattttataatttatttagttatatataaaatttatatacgttaaatttatattaaataaaaaaatgtctaaatTTTTTGATGGAATTGTCAAATCACTGCAACGGAGGTAAGAGATTTgtagaaaattttagaaacaaaaagacaaggcaa
It contains:
- the LOC123205177 gene encoding homeobox-leucine zipper protein HOX11-like isoform X1, which gives rise to MELALSLGDASKPFPSFLDKSGATISRKDLGFCMGLKIKGDDEDEDHDPDLPVQLDLLPFSPVPRNHPPPPSKLRLPWLRENETDGMGSGLDVNRFPMAVSVEEKEAEEGTTALSSPNSTVSSFQMDFCIGNSRSNKRDMKMVETHHQNERASSRVSDDDENGLTRKKLRLSKEQSAFLEESFKEHNTLNPKQKLTLARQLNLRPRQVEVWFQNRRARTKLKQTEVDCEYLKRCCEALTEENKRLQKELQELRALKSSQPFYMQLPATTLTMCPSCERVVSATTATTVTATAAVAASTNGKDNSVALQLGNNPARLNPFSQAQQSAT
- the LOC123205177 gene encoding homeobox-leucine zipper protein HOX11-like isoform X2, with translation MELALSLGDASKPFPSFLDKSGATISRKDLGFCMGLKIKGDDEDEDHDPDLPVQLDLLPFSPVPRNHPPPPSKLRLPWLRENDGMGSGLDVNRFPMAVSVEEKEAEEGTTALSSPNSTVSSFQMDFCIGNSRSNKRDMKMVETHHQNERASSRVSDDDENGLTRKKLRLSKEQSAFLEESFKEHNTLNPKQKLTLARQLNLRPRQVEVWFQNRRARTKLKQTEVDCEYLKRCCEALTEENKRLQKELQELRALKSSQPFYMQLPATTLTMCPSCERVVSATTATTVTATAAVAASTNGKDNSVALQLGNNPARLNPFSQAQQSAT